The following proteins come from a genomic window of Bos mutus isolate GX-2022 chromosome 21, NWIPB_WYAK_1.1, whole genome shotgun sequence:
- the LOC102284203 gene encoding thymosin beta-4 gives MSDKLGMAEFEKFDTSKLKKTEMQEKNPLPSKETAEQEKHAGESY, from the coding sequence ATGTCTGACAAACTCGGTATGGCTGAGTTTGAGAAGTTCGATACATCGaaactgaagaaaacagaaatgcaagAGAAAAATCCACTGCCCTCAAAAGAAACAGCTGAACAGGAGAAACACGCAGGTGAGTCGTACTGA